The proteins below come from a single Acaryochloris sp. CCMEE 5410 genomic window:
- a CDS encoding ferredoxin, with translation MTDLKNAGVPDGTPKSTQPASSRSGLEPELGGGFRTENERTGLEPELGGVIRQKGVYVDEPTCIGCKHCAHVARNTFYIEPGYGRSRVFRQDGDAFEIVQEAIDTCPVDCIHWVDYTQLQQLEADRKYQQVNILGSQIPATYTKRVVPKKAGRKPRPISLDNSGPGL, from the coding sequence ATGACTGATTTAAAAAATGCTGGCGTCCCCGACGGGACGCCAAAATCTACTCAACCTGCTTCCTCACGCTCAGGCTTAGAGCCTGAACTGGGGGGTGGGTTTCGTACTGAAAATGAGCGTACTGGTCTAGAACCTGAGCTGGGCGGTGTGATTCGCCAAAAAGGGGTTTATGTAGATGAACCGACCTGTATTGGCTGTAAGCATTGTGCCCACGTTGCGAGAAACACATTTTATATCGAGCCAGGATATGGGCGGTCACGGGTGTTTCGGCAGGATGGTGATGCGTTTGAGATTGTCCAAGAAGCGATTGATACTTGCCCTGTAGATTGTATTCATTGGGTCGACTATACGCAGCTGCAGCAGCTAGAAGCCGATCGGAAATATCAACAGGTGAATATTCTTGGCTCCCAAATTCCGGCGACCTATACTAAGCGGGTGGTACCCAAAAAAGCAGGACGCAAACCTCGCCCAATTTCCTTGGATAATTCGGGGCCAGGGCTCTGA
- a CDS encoding DUF1257 domain-containing protein — translation MSHFSQIKTQIRNLPSLQAALNDLGLDWKAGPQPIRGYKGKTQSAELVIEQDNGYDIGFSKTDEAYELVADMDFWQQAWSVDRFLEQVTQRYAYHTVINTTAQQGFQVAEQVNNEDGSIRLVVQRWNA, via the coding sequence ATGTCTCATTTCAGCCAAATCAAAACTCAAATTCGTAACCTGCCTTCATTGCAGGCAGCTTTAAACGATCTCGGTTTAGACTGGAAAGCTGGCCCTCAGCCCATTAGAGGCTACAAAGGCAAAACCCAATCTGCTGAGTTGGTGATTGAACAAGACAACGGCTATGACATTGGCTTCAGCAAAACAGACGAAGCGTATGAGCTTGTTGCTGACATGGACTTTTGGCAGCAGGCTTGGTCCGTTGATCGCTTCTTAGAGCAAGTGACTCAGCGCTATGCGTACCACACTGTGATTAATACCACTGCTCAGCAAGGCTTCCAGGTCGCCGAGCAAGTCAATAATGAAGATGGCTCCATTCGCCTAGTGGTTCAGCGCTGGAATGCGTGA